In Castanea sativa cultivar Marrone di Chiusa Pesio chromosome 6, ASM4071231v1, a single window of DNA contains:
- the LOC142640647 gene encoding uncharacterized protein LOC142640647 translates to MGLWTLLEGFLLLANALAILNEDRFLAPRGWSFSEFSGGKSKSFKGQLIGLIYATQYLRVPLILLNSIFVVVKLVSG, encoded by the coding sequence ATGGGTTTGTGGACATTATTGGAGGGATTTCTACTTCTTGCAAATGCATTGGCAATATTAAATGAGGACCGCTTCTTGGCACCTAGAGGATGGAGCTTCTCAGAATTCTCAGGGGGCAAGTCGAAATCATTTAAGGGGCAGCTTATTGGCCTTATTTATGCAACCCAGTACTTAAGAGTACCTCTCATACTGTTAAATTCCATCTTTGTTGTTGTAAAGTTGGTATCCGGATAA